DNA from Thermococcus sp. LS1:
CACAGCAGGAACCTGAGCGTCTCGGGCAGCTCCTGAGCGGGAACGCGAATCACATCATCAAGGTGGACGAACGCGTAGTAATCATGAGCCGAGCCGTGCCCGTACCAGTCGAAGCTCACCGGCGTGTTCGCCACGTTCCAAACGAGGAACTCCTGCCCGAGGTTAACGAGGTAGTAGAAGTCAATGCCAGCCTGCAGCGCGAACATCCTGTGGCCCTCGTACTGCTTGCCGTTCACCTTGACCTTCCCGTTGACCAGGGCCGAGCGCGGGTTCATGTTTTTGAGTTCAAAGCCGGTGAAACGGAAGTCCTTGACGCCGCGGCGGTTGAGGTACTGGATGATGAGGCTGTCAACATCGGTCACGTACATGTGCACGTCCAGGCCCTTCCGGGCCTTCTGGAGCGCCCGGCTGAAGTGAACCCTATTCTCCGCGTCCCGCATGAGGCGCTTGAAGTAAGTGAAAGCGTCGTCAATGCTGAGGGCGTCCTGATAGACGAAAGCGGTCCGCGAGGCCATCAGGCCTTCACCTCCTTGGGCGCGACGACGATCTCCTCCACTTCGAGCTCTTCTTCCTCAGACTCCTCGGGCGCCTCCTGGTACCTCAGCACTTTGAGAACCTGCTCTTTCCTGTCCCACCACACATCGCTGAGCTCGCCGAGCTTCTCCTTGATGCGCTGGTACTCCTCGTAGCTCACCTTCTTCCTTAGCTTGACCTTGTAAACGCGGCCGGAGACGTAGACCTTCGTGGGCACGGGCAGCTCTTGAAGGATCTCCTCGAGCCGCTCAAGCGGGAGCACGTTCATGGCGTTCTCTGGCAGGTCGTCGTCATCGATGAGGATCTGCACCTTCCTCGCGTGCCAGGCCGCGAGGGCCTCCTCGAGCTTGACCTCAAGCTCCTCAGGGAGAGAAAGAGAGCGGACGGTCAAGCTCTCACCCCCCACGCGGCGAGGGTGGCCTGTCCGGCCTGAGCAACCTTCCCGGCGGCGCGGCGCTGAGCCTCCCGGTCAAGCAGCTCCTTGAACTCCCTGAAAGCCTGCTCGTACGTGACCTCCTCGAGGAATGCCACTTCCGCGTTCACGAGGAAGCCCCTGCGGTAGGCGTCAGCGAGGGGCATTATCTCGAAGCGGCTGCCCTCGGGCAGCTCCTCGCCGTAGTGCTTGACGAAGAAATGCGCCAAAGCCGCGCGGGCCGCGTCCTTGAGGTTGTCCGCGATGACCAGGTACTCCTCGCCAATTCCTGAGAAGTACGCGTAGAACTTCATGCTCCCGCCTCCTCTGCGAGTTTGTCACGTTCTTCCTCCTTCAGGTATCTGTGAAAGATGACGACTACTCCTTCCGCGTCCGGGTGAATTCTGAATGACAACTCGTGCTTCCTCGCGAATTCCACGATTCTCTGAACGTCCTCGTCAGAAATTGAGTGCTCGTACTCTGCCATGAGCAGCTTCTCGTACATGAATGAGTCGATCCCAACGTAGACCCTGTTTGCATCGAGCGCATGTCTTGCCTCCCACAGCAGGTCGCAGAAGCTCATGCTACCATCCCCTCCCTGGCTATTGCTAGTGGGCCGTCCCTCCAGACTTCCCTCCTGCGCTCGAGGTCGTCCAAGAGAGCGCGGGCGTCCTCAACGCGGATGTTCAGCTCGCGGGCGAGCTCATCCGGACGCTTCCAGCCCTCGCGGAGAAGTTCAAGAGCCTTCACGCGGAGGTGGCCCCAATCTCTCATGCTCCCACCCTCCTGAGCTTCCTCAGAACCTCGTTGATTACCTCGAGCCGCCCGTTCCAGTACGCCACCTTCTCCTCGTCACCGCGGAGAATGTAGTCGAACCGCCTCTCCTCCGCCCTCTTCTTCTCGGCCTCAAGCCACGCTACCACGTCCTCAATGCCCTCCTGCGGGCGGGCCTGCTTCACTTCCTCAGCAACCCAACTCCAGAAATTGGCTTCCGACTCAGACATCGGCCTTCACCTCCAAGGGGCGGGCATACTGCCCGGCGTTCAGGATGCGCGTGAGAACACGGCGAAGGTTAGAAACGAAAGCCTCATTCCAATCCGACTCGTGCTTCTCCAGAACTGCAAAAGCGGCCCTCCTAACATCGGCCGGGTCAATATCCTGGAAAGTCCGCTCCAGCCTCGGCGGGACCTTCTCCTCAATGAACTCCTTCGCCTTCTTGCCCTGCTTGGTGGTGATATAATTCATGTACTCGTGATAGATGACCTCGAAAGCCATCTCCAGGTAGCGCTCGGCAGCCGGGCCGGACTTGAGCGGCTTGACTTCGGGGACCTTCTCCTTCGCGGCCTCACCGACCGCCAGGCCCTTTGCAGCCTTCAGCGTGTCCTCGCGGTAGAGCACGTAGTCAATGATGTCCGCGACCTGGCGGTCCTTCGGGCGCATGAGGACCCAACCATGGAACTCTTCCGCGATGTCCTTGGGATAGAACTTGCCTGGCCAGGTGTTGCGCTCGTTCTTCCTGACGACAAAAGCCAGCTTCATGAGGTCCTTGATCTTGCCCTCATCGCGGAGGCCGAGAACCTCAGCACAGAGGGCCTTCCAGCTGACGCCCTCGCGGGCGTTCTTGGCCAGCTCCTTGAGCTTGAGCGCGTCCTGGTATGACCTCACGGAGCGGCCCTGCTTGAGGGCCTCAAGCTCAAGTTCGAGCCTCTCGATCCTGGCGAGGAGTTTCTCGCGCTCCTCAAGAAGGGCCTGTTTTTCCTTCTCGAGCTGCTTGATATACTCTTCTTGGTGCTTGACTTTCGCAATAAGCTCCATAACGTCCAACTTGACATGACGAAGCATCCAATGGAACCACTCGGCCCGCGAGAGGCCCAACTTGAGGCGCTCTTCCTCGGCAAGCTCATAATCCTCCTGAGGTATGTCAGCCCTCCACTGCACAAGCGGGCTGTTCCATTTCCTTGGACGTCCAGGGCCCCTCGCGGGAATTCTCATAGAAATCACCTCTGGCTTTTGTAAGCACCCCACATGTCGAGAACGAGCTCTGGCCAGGAGATGCCGCGGCGCTGCTTCTCTTCCTCCATCTCCTTGTAGACATCATAGGGGATCCATGCCTCGAACCTCTTCACAGGACCTTCATACTTGCGAGGCCTTCCGAGCCTTCCCACCTTTATCACCTTACGAGATTTTTTCCCGTACGAGAATATTTCTCGTAAGATAGTAAGCACTTCAAATATAAAAGATTTTTGTGGGCATAATTGTGGCAAAATGCACAGCGTTGGTTTTTTGGATAGAAAAATTCTGGCAAATTACGAGCTAAAACAGTAAATCAAAATATTTTATCGGCATATTAATTCAGTTCTCCGAAAATCAGCCACGAGCATGGCGTAAAGAACCATAGAAGCTTTTAGGTTGTTCCTATAATCCTAATTAATTATAAGTACTTAATATTAAACTCAAACAAAAACATAGGTGAAATGTTCTATGCTTTGGTCTTCTGGAAGCTTGTCCTCTGGCTTTAGCTCGGACCATTTCCCCACGCTTTGCATCTTGGTCATCAACTGCTTACCTTTTTCACTTACAAGTTCATCGAATTTGTGAAATCCATAAAGAACAACTTCAACGATGTCTTTCTCTTTTAGGTCAAATTGTTTTTTCAGCTCTGATGGCAGGAATATTAATCCCTTGGTACCAAGTCTCGTAATGAGGTAAGCTTGCCGGAGTATCCGAATTTCCCGCCTCTCATGATCAATCTCGATTTTTCTGACAACAACTTCTATGTAATCGTTCTTTGCGAGATTAAGAGCATCTCGTATGGGTTTAGGAATGGCTACCCTGCCTTCTTTGTCGAGCCTTGCATGAAACTTTGCCAATGGCTCGATGATTTCTTTGCTTTCTTGGCTCACTGTCTCGCCCCCGGTGGCGAATTTTGAAGGGTGTAAACACTCGTGCACGAGCGTGCACAATATCAGTTGTTTATTGGTTGTTTAATAAATAAGGTTTACCGTCATTATTACGGCATTTTGGCGTCGAGACTTTCTCCAATGGCCCGGAATATTTCCAGCCCTAGCCGAAACTTTCTTATAATCCACCGTAATAATTACGTAAGTAATTAATCCGAACGGTGATGCTCATGGGGCTCGGCGACTTCCTTAAGAAAGTTGGTGACGCCACTAAAAGGGCCATGGATCGCGCTGCTAAGGAAGCGAAGTATCGCGCCAAGGCACTTGAAATAAAAAGAGAAATTTCTGCCGCTGAACAGTCTTTTAAGCGTGAAATGAAAAAGCGGGCATTTGAGGCCAAACGAGAAATTCTTTCTCAGCTTAAGATGAGGCAACTTGAGGCCGTCTGTGTTGCTAAGGGGATCCCCACTTATCGCACAAAAATTGTCAATGGCGAGAAAAAGCGGTACAAAATCAGGAACAAGGAAGAGCTTATTGATGTAATGGCCTCTAAAATGACTCTTGAGGAAGTCGCCGAGGTAGCCAAGAGATACAAGGTGAAGTCCAGGCACGTCATTCAGCAGTTCAACAAATGGCTCGAAGAAGCGAATGAAGCTTTAATGGCCTTAAAGAAACAAAAACAGAGAGAACTCGACGAGTACAAAGCCATGCTCTTTGGAGCAGAGGCCAATGAAGTCGAGACTATTGAGTTGGAGGGGGAGACGGAGGAGTCTCTTGGGGAAGTAGAGACTCTGGATGAGGAGGAAGAATTTTCTGCCTCTCACGAGCTTGACATCCTGGACATCCTACTGGATTTTGAGCCCGAGACCGTCAGAGATGAAGAGGATCTGGAGAAGCAGCTTTACCAGTACCTCCGTGCGAGGCTTGGAAGCCAGATCCAGAGGCAATATCCTGTTGCAGATCAGAAAATTGATATTGCAATTGGGGACCGTATCGGAATCGAGATCAAGATTGCAGAGAGCAGGAGCAAGCTCCAGCGGTTGGTTGGGCAGGTTCTGGATTATGTTGAATACTTTGACGAGGTCATTGCAGTTATCCTCGACGTTGGAGCTAACGTGGACATTGACAGTTACATAAAGAAACTTCGGAGACTCGGTGCCGAGGTCGTGGTTCTGGAAGGAGACATTAGGAGGAAAGGCCGCTCTAGGGAGATTATAATTCAGGATGCAAGGAGGAAGATAATTATCCGTTAGGTAGCGGGGGTAGTACTATGGAAATGGAATATGAAATAGTCCTATATGACCATTTTCACGTAAAAGCAGAAATATATCCCCATGGAGGAGGGCTAGGCATCTTTGTTGTATTTGGAAATCTCTGGAAAGAAGATGTTACCCCCAACATTGAGATTTGGCTACCTTTCACAGGATTTGTTGAGTACTATGAGCCTCGTGAAGGAGGAGTTGCTACCAGGGTTATAGTTGGACCGCTGTATCATTTTTCTAACTTGCGATATAATAGCGAAAATAAACAATGGGAGCAAATCAATGGGTTTCATGGTTTGATTACTCCAGGAAAGTTTTTAGGTGTCCAATTTTTCTCGAAGATTTCCCTAGAGCACGCAGAAAGAATGAAAGAAATTGCTGAAAAGGAGGGAGTTGTCACATTGGTCATTAATCTGCAGTTTTCTGCCTTGTATAACCAAGGGAAGTTGGGTCAGAAGACACATAACTATGCGCTATCATTTCAGTTCCAACTCTCGAAAAAGACGCTCGAGGAATGGATGGCCCAATGGTCTGGTATCTATGCTTACTATGCAGGTTTGCCTAAATCAGTTCCGCAGGAGGTTTTACATGACTATATTGAAGCTTTAAAAGCATATAACGTGGGAGCATATAGAGCCGCTGTTGTAATGGCTAGAAGAGCTCTTCAGCAGGCAGTTGAGGACAAGGGCGCTTCAAAGAAGAGAAGATTGCATGAACAGATAAATGAGCTTTTTGAGAAGGGACTTCTAGATAAAGCCACGAAAAGCTTGGCTGATGGGGTTAGACACTTTGGGAACTATGGAGCACACCCTCAAGAGGATTTGCTGTCGCAAGTAACCAAGGACGACGCGAGATTAACAATTGAAATCCTCAAGAGAATACTGGCTAAGCTATATGGATCACCATGACTTCAGAAGGTGTTAAGAAATGTCTGTTTCTAACAAGACCAAAACGTCTAATATTTTACGGTGTGTTGAAGAGACCTTAAAAACAGCAGAATTAGGCTTAGATGACTTGATTAATGGACCACCAGAGAGAAAGCTGGCAGGTCTAAGAAATTTAGTTGTTTTTGGTCGTGCAGTCACTAATGTCCTTCAGAAGCTTCGCTCCGTAGAGCCAGAGTTTGATAGTTGGTATGAAAAATATAGGGAGGAAATGAAGAATGATCCACTAATGAAGT
Protein-coding regions in this window:
- a CDS encoding DUF4145 domain-containing protein → MEMEYEIVLYDHFHVKAEIYPHGGGLGIFVVFGNLWKEDVTPNIEIWLPFTGFVEYYEPREGGVATRVIVGPLYHFSNLRYNSENKQWEQINGFHGLITPGKFLGVQFFSKISLEHAERMKEIAEKEGVVTLVINLQFSALYNQGKLGQKTHNYALSFQFQLSKKTLEEWMAQWSGIYAYYAGLPKSVPQEVLHDYIEALKAYNVGAYRAAVVMARRALQQAVEDKGASKKRRLHEQINELFEKGLLDKATKSLADGVRHFGNYGAHPQEDLLSQVTKDDARLTIEILKRILAKLYGSP
- a CDS encoding AbrB/MazE/SpoVT family DNA-binding domain-containing protein → MSQESKEIIEPLAKFHARLDKEGRVAIPKPIRDALNLAKNDYIEVVVRKIEIDHERREIRILRQAYLITRLGTKGLIFLPSELKKQFDLKEKDIVEVVLYGFHKFDELVSEKGKQLMTKMQSVGKWSELKPEDKLPEDQSIEHFTYVFV